The Henckelia pumila isolate YLH828 chromosome 2, ASM3356847v2, whole genome shotgun sequence genome includes a window with the following:
- the LOC140883387 gene encoding uncharacterized protein, whose product MASASPSSTLIECSESKLAESSNSRNWNSAFQLYSNVIACGNDALKVEATIKLAKMSRHAPENVLALTVPLVVGLLESPLNPSILVASAYCLKCLASQGDGRLANLIGQSGAIPILLNLLPNTEGRLQISLLKCLRNLVTFWDSNSRTVASNHGLEIVLGMLNSSSEDVKDILYEIFSVLALTREVRRYLLNSRNVHRLVEAASRGRLISRTRAAQAIGLLGLIKSARPTLVDAGAIPVLVQLLKDGDLSVKLVSGNALGVIASHINHIKLVAQAGVIPLYVELLQGSDPIGQEIAVDVLCILAVHEENAITIAGHLVELLRGEKDGAKAGAAEVIRDMSNYKFSMSVVENAGAIPILVELLKYENSNVKERVSGAIAQLSCNKADRVALANSGVISVLLDVLSEDESNELIDNAVEALVNFSADPSLGERISCISESPLFQNMRYRVLEMGDSDISWTTSSDHTSV is encoded by the coding sequence ATGGCTTCGGCATCCCCTTCCTCGACTTTAATTGAATGTTCAGAGAGCAAACTGGCAGAGAGTAGCAATAGCAGAAACTGGAATTCAGCATTCCAACTATACTCGAATGTGATTGCGTGCGGGAACGATGCTCTGAAAGTTGAGGCCACAATCAAGCTCGCTAAGATGTCCAGACATGCTCCGGAAAATGTTTTGGCACTTACTGTGCCATTGGTCGTTGGTCTCCTTGAAAGTCCACTGAATCCATCAATTCTTGTAGCCTCTGCTTACTGCCTGAAATGTCTTGCTTCACAAGGGGACGGCAGATTAGCCAACCTCATCGGTCAGTCTGGCGCGATTCCTATTCTTCTGAACCTGCTGCCAAACACTGAAGGTAGATTGCAAATTTCTTTGTTAAAGTGCTTGCGAAATCTTGTAACATTTTGGGACTCAAATAGCAGAACGGTAGCTAGCAACCATGGCCTGGAGATTGTTCTTGGTATGTTAAATTCCAGTTCTGAAgatgtgaaggatattctttaTGAAATATTTAGTGTGTTGGCTCTAACACGAGAGGTTAGGAGGTATCTACTGAATTCAAGGAATGTACATCGTCTCGTTGAGGCAGCCAGTCGTGGCCGCTTGATCTCTAGAACCAGAGCTGCTCAAGCAATCGGCTTACTTGGGTTGATTAAAAGTGCAAGGCCTACGCTTGTGGATGCAGGTGCTATACCTGTTCTTGTACAGTTACTCAAGGATGGGGATCTCTCCGTGAAATTGGTGTCTGGTAATGCACTTGGAGTTATTGCATCACACATCAATCATATTAAACTTGTTGCTCAAGCTGGGGTCATTCCTTTGTATGTCGAGCTACTTCAAGGCTCCGACCCCATTGGTCAAGAAATCGCTGTAGATGTACTGTGCATCTTAGCTGTCCATGAAGAGAACGCGATTACAATCGCTGGCCATCTGGTGGAACTCCTTAGAGGAGAAAAAGATGGAGCCAAGGCTGGGGCTGCTGAGGTGATACGAGATATGTCAAATTACAAGTTCTCAATGTCCGTTGTGGAAAACGCTGGTGCAATACCAATTCTTGTCGAGCTCTTGAAGTACGAAAACTCCAATGTTAAAGAGAGAGTTTCCGGAGCCATTGCACAATTGAGTTGCAACAAAGCTGATCGAGTTGCCCTCGCAAATTCTGGAGTGATATCCGTTCTCCTCGATGTATTATCAGAGGACGAGTCAAATGAACTCATAGACAATGCTGTCGAGGCGCTTGTTAATTTCTCAGCTGACCCTTCACTTGGAGAGCGGATATCCTGTATTTCTGAAAGTCCTTTGTTTCAGAATATGCGTTATAGAGTTCTGGAAATGGGTGATTCGGACATAAGTTGGACCACATCTTCGGATCATACAAGTGTGTGA